The sequence below is a genomic window from Carboxydothermus pertinax.
AGTGTTGACTTCAGTACAAAGTGGCACCGTTGATGCGGCTATTTCAGCTATTTCTATTACCGATAAGCGGAAAGAAGTTATGAATTTTAGCGACCCTTACTATAATTCGGGATTGGCTATTGTAGTAAAAGGTGATAACAATACTATTAAAACCATTGACGATTTAAAAGGGAAAAAGGTAGCGGTGCAAATTGCAACTACCGGTGCGGACTATGCCAATGATTTAAAGGCCAAGGGGATCGTAAAAGAGGTAAAGACTTTTAATACCCTTCCCGATGCCCTGATGGAATTACGAAATAACGGCGTTGATGCGGTTATAAACGACTGGCCGGTCAATGCTTACTATATTAAACAAAGCTTTTCCGATTTAAAAATGGTAGGGGATAAATTAACCGGGGAATCGTATGGGATTGCTGTTCCTAAATCAAAGCCAGACGTTTTAGAAAAAATTAACGAAGGCTTGAAGAAAGTAAAAGAATCGGGTAAATATGCGGAAATCTATGAAAAGTGGTTTGGAGAAAAACCGCAGAACTAATTGAGGTGGAGTAAGTGGAACTAAAATGGTCAGTAGTAATTGATTCACTGCCGGTTTTAGCACAGGGGGCTGTCGTTACTTTAAAAATTACAGTTATTGCCGTATCGTT
It includes:
- a CDS encoding basic amino acid ABC transporter substrate-binding protein, which produces MKKFGVLFLALILTLGFTLTACGNKQAEQNSGEQKQEQSQGQKQKIVVASDTSYAPFEFQDPSSGKYIGFDMDLIQAIGEAEGLAVEIKSMNFDGVLTSVQSGTVDAAISAISITDKRKEVMNFSDPYYNSGLAIVVKGDNNTIKTIDDLKGKKVAVQIATTGADYANDLKAKGIVKEVKTFNTLPDALMELRNNGVDAVINDWPVNAYYIKQSFSDLKMVGDKLTGESYGIAVPKSKPDVLEKINEGLKKVKESGKYAEIYEKWFGEKPQN